The DNA region TGATCTAGAACTAATGCTGCAGGAATGCTGAGTACATGGACATACTGTTTTCCTTACAAAAATGTTTCCTTACTAATGTACAATTCAAAAATCACTAGAATGTAAATGTTCTTAAACTAGAATAAGTTAAGAATTGAAATGTTTCTTTACTTTCTTCGCTATATTAAAAGcataataaaattatttgtttcCTAGTGTTATGTTTACAACTGCATGTAATGCAACTGTAAAAAAGTCACAGCGTATGCATGTAAAAGATATTGCCTCTAACAATATTGATATGTACATTTATTTTCCCTTCTAAATAAGGGCATTCAGTTAGAGTTGTTTTAATGAGCATGTTTGCAATGtagacttttgttttttttcagaatacacTGCAAGTGATTTGTCTTTAAAATCACAGCTTGTTTTGTAATATAACATTCTGCAGCTCTTTTATTAATACTTATGCTAATTTATGTAGCCAAATAGTGTTACATTTGCATATTCTTATTCTGCTCTCATATTTATTGGAAATGCATATTCTTTCATTGTCTGAGTAAGAGTAAACTCAGTCCCACAAAAAAGACATACACTGAAGTCAAGCTTTCATGCCTGATAAAATTGTGCAATAAGTCTAATTCATGTGATATGTTTCTTTACCACAACATATAATACTGCACTGCGACAAAGTTAagggagcagaggaagaaaacccATGAGAAAATGTCATGCTTCAAAATATACaaatatttcagtgaagaaaatttATATAATTAGAATCtctattatgttcagtttgtaggAAGGCCAAACAAAAGGTGTGACATGAGACAAACTGCCACCCTCTTACACGGTTTCCTAAAAGGACCGCACGAGCTATTGGATGTTGTTTCCGCGGGGCGTGGCAGCATCTGCGCGTACGCGCAGGCCCGAGGgagcgcgggagcggggccgagcgcggggCAGCCCGCCTCGCACGCAGGCAGCGCCGCGGCTCGCTCCAGCCCTCCGTGCGGAAGCAGCAGCCAACGCCCGCCACGCGACCGTTAGCccggcgaggggcggggccggccgcgcggcgctgccgcaacggccgcgccgcccgccgagtCAAACCTCCGTGAGGGCAGCGAGCCGCCCGGGCGCAGGCATGCAGgtgggggccgggagcggggaagAAAAGCGGAGgtggcgggcagggcagggcaggggcgaaGCCAGCAGCCGCGGAGGCTCCCTCGTTGCGGCCAAGCCTGCCGCAGCCTCCTGGAGGGTGAAGAGGGACCTGTGAAGCCTTCCCAGCCCCTGCGGGGCGTCCGGAGAAGTGAAAGGTCAGAAGAGCAGTTGGTGTGGGATTTCTCGTGAAAATACATCACGGaggctttgtgatttttttttttggaactttttttggaactttttttggaactttttttggaactttttttggaactttttttggaactttttttggaactttttttggaacttttttttggaactttttttttgaatttttttttttttttagcggtTTACTTAATCATTAATATCctttaagaataataaaatactaCACTTTGGTAGCTGGGTGATCATAGGTGTAGCATACTGTAAAGCATCATGTCACTCGCCCAAAGAGGAAAttgcaaattaatatttaaatttagCTTAGAAGTATTATTTACACTCTAGAATTGAAGTTGCCCAGCCTAGGGGTCCCAAACTTAATATGTGTGAGTACCACCCCTGGCAAAGCTAGTGGTAACTAACATTATCTTTGGCAGCAGTAAGAAGTATTAAGAGAAGTTTTCTTGCTTGGGATTGTGACCTACTAGTTGAGTAATACTGCTTCAGTAGTCCAGCTTTCTCACTACTGAAACCAATTTATGTCTGATCACTTGTGCTTGTTGCTTGGCTCCTTTGCCAGTTATGGTCAAATATCTGCTGAAGTTTTTGACAAAcactttaatttctttcttctgtgcataTACTGCAAATTTACACTGATATGTTAACCCTTGGGTTCTTAAACATTGATTTAGCTCAATTTGTTAAAAATTGTTAAAAGTTTAGCAGCTTCTGATCTTCCCTTCCTTGACATTGGAGTTCAGATTTATTTCAGAGACCTGCTTCTGTTATGTTTACTGTGATGTTAAATGTAGTATTCTTGATCCAATTCTTCTTGCTTTCACAAGATGTAAAAGCACCTAGAAAAGGTCCAATGTGCAATCAGTTAATCAATTCACGAACCTGTTGAGAGTTATAAACATTAAATAGAAATGATATAAAGTACACTGCTCAAGTAAAATACTGTAGAGAAATTTTATTTATGACCTACATttacagaaaaacacaaagtGTCGAAATCTTTCCTGGCAAACACCACCCAGAGCTTGTCTTCTAGTTTAAAGTTACCTATGTTCAGCCTCTGTTTCAGTAGTCCTTTTCTGTTGTATGgttttgaaatgtatttcaaaGTTATGATTATGATTATTATGAGCTTTATATTTCATAATCCTTCATAATCCTTCTGCTGGGGAGAAAAATTTGCATTCTGTGTAACAACCTAATCCTGACCTAAGTCAGGAAATCATATGCATGAGAGCATTTGTGTGGAGGCCAAAGCGCATGTGTGTCAGTCATGTGTCTTCAGTGGTTCCCCTGGAGTAATCTTCTCAGTTCGGTGGGGTTTTTGGTATCTTGACTGTACCTGAGTAAAAATTCTTCTTTGGTGAAGAATTTAAAACTTGTAATAAGACAAACAGTAAGACAGAATTTCTTAAATATGTAAATGCTGGGAATTAACTATAGCAAATCTCATAGGTTTTTCCTACTCCAGACCCATTAGTGACTACCTATTTTAGGATTATATGTGGAGCTTCTCTTTTATTATTTCCAAAAGATTATACTTTTAAATCAAAGAAGGGGAACACATAACTTATTCTTAAACCTGTATTTGCCTTTTCCTATGCGCatatgttagagaatattgaactgaagctgtctagaattaattgcttagcataacttgcttagcattagtagctaaatttgctgaagccttaggcctcaggctgtgaacttgctgtgaacttttacttagataagtaaaagggggccccagagccggttcaagctggagggataaagaagttacatggacagcaggagtagccaaccttgaagataagaagcagcctgcctagagacaatgaaggggcccaaggaagacggggaagaaccgagacctaactattgctattggtccaaactatcgcttaaggggtggggaatttagattgtaagggtataattgcccagggatttctttgtttggggtccctctttggaggcacccagctcgagctgtaattaccacacgtatgtcattaaattttatttttcttcaatctgacttcgaacttctgcctcagcagaacctagggtcggaccctgttatggaggccggcgagcctgattttccataacacacatatatatgcagaaGTCCTGTGATGTAAATTAACATGGTATATCAGGGAGTGCATGTTGACACATTAGTattaatcatttatttaaaataaaaagttgggctttttttcttttctgattttagGTATGCTTTTACATGTTTATTCAGAATGTCAATGCTTAGtagtaatattaaaatattaatagaaaagTCATGCCTGTATAAAACTGTGTTTCTTTATGTATATGTGAGTGATGTTTTGGGTTTCTGAAGAAGGTTTCTATATATCTTTTAGACAAAATTTTTAACAGATATTTTGGAGACTGATAGGTTTAATTATGCTTaaattttgagggttttttttccccctctcattttCTTGTGGTTGTCTGTCCAGAAGTGAAAAATGCCAAATGAAAATTAGTGATAGATTAGAGAATGGTCCATGAAGATATTGCATACTCTAAGTAATAGTGTGCCTTTGTTATGACCTTACTATATGCCAAAGTGAAAAAGAGCTGGTTTTGGTTTAAAAAGGGGGCATGGGTGACTAATttgttgatttatttttgtttcataatgTCAAAACAGGATCCAAATGAAGATACTGAATGGAATGACATATTGAGAGACTTTGGAATTCTTCCtccaaaagaaaaaccaaaagaTGAAATTGAAGAAATGGTTTTATGCTTGCAGAAAGAAGCAGAAGGCAAGTAAAATCAAAATATATATGCCATTAATATAACAACATTTGAAAATCTGAGGTATTTGCAGTAATGCTTTTTGAGCCATAAATATTGTATAATAAttatattcttattttaattattttcaccCGGTtgatgtgttttcctttttttaaaaaaggatacTGAATTAAACATACTGTAACATTACTGACAAACAATATGGCATCTGTTATGTACAGATACCTCACCTGCATCATTTCAATAAAGGGACTAGGCAGTATAAGCAAGATTCACATTCAAACAAATTGGTAGTAATCCACTCCTGTAATTTGGTAAGAACATGTGGATTTTATTACAACTGCTTTCCCCCTTTCCAGtagcagaatatttttcttcctgtaactGTTTTCCGTTACTCCAAACTTCTCATATGATTAATATTTTCAATTTCTGTGAGAAGTTTTGAGATTTATGAGCCAAATTAACAGACAGTCCTTTACATCTGTCATCACAATTTTGTACAAGTATCTTTGCTGTCCAGAATTGGGTTTTGGCATGCAAACATCCATGTCCTGTCCACAGTGGGcatgaagaaaaatgtattctctttttctttgcagatACCAGTATGTATTAGAAAATTGTTACTGTGGCTTCCCGTAGTTTCCCTTTGAAGAACAGAAAGCATGAAAGTGTAGTTACAACCATAATAGGAACTGGGAGTGGCACCTCTGTGTAAAACTGTGCCCCTTGGTACCAACTTCATTCCTGCAGGCAAGCAGCTTTGCGTAGACCCACTTCGGCTCTTGTTTAAATGTGTTGTAGTAATTTTCACTTTCTGACAAGTTCCAGACTTCCAAATTGAGATGCAAGTTACAGTTGGTTCAGCAGTTTTCAGCACTGTGTGTTTCTTTGACAATTTACAACAGGGAAAACACATAGTCTTTGTGACTTCAGCAGTAGCTTCTGCCAAATTCTTGGAGGCACTGTTCATCAGAATGCTGTTTATCTAAAGATGTATTAGAAGGTAatatccaaaaataaaaaagtggcaGAATGGCATATCACTGCATACTACACTGTTTAAATCACTGTTCTATGTTAACAACTTCAGTTCTTTTGGACTTATTTCTAAGCCTTTTTTTCTAGATCTGTGATCATTCCATTGCAGACTTTTGCAATCCTTTCTAGACTCCCACCAGTTGGCCTGGGCAGAAGTAGAGCCCAGTACAGATGTAGTTAGATCCAAGGACATAGCACATGCAAGTACCTAAGCAAGTAAATATCAGTAATggttaaataatttcattttttctctcttaaacAAAGCTATACCAAAATTGACTAATCTCTAAAATTACAtgtacattttttctttcattaattccATGTCTGTGTAATAATTTTCATACAGACATTTAAAGTGTTTGTGGATACTTTAGTGAACAAaacatgactttttgtttgtttgttctagtGAAACTTTATGAAAGAATGAATCTTAAAGAATTAAAGGAAGCTGAAGATGACTTTGATGAGGCTGATATGAAAGCTGTTGAAATGTACAGGTATAGCAAGATATTCCTAGCCAGATTAACAATGCATGTGTCACTATTGTACAtgtccacagaatcacagaatggttgaggttggaagggacctctggaggtcatctactccaatccccctgctcaagcagggtcacctagagcaccttgcacaggattgtgtccaggcagcttttgaattatctccagagaaggagactccacaacctctctgggcaacctgttccagtgctctgtcaccctcacagtgaaaaagtttttcctcatgttcagatggaactgtctgtgtttcagtttgtgcccgttgcctcgcgtcctgtcgctgggcaccactgaaaagagtctggtcccatcctcttgacaccctcccttcagatacttgtacacattgataagatctcctctcagccttctcttttgcaggctgaacagtcccagctctctcagcctttcctcataggagagcaGTCCCTTATCATCTTAGTAGCCCCTCGCTGGACCCTGTACATGGTCCTGAAAAATAAACTAAGAATCTTTTGAATAGTAATGTCTACTGAGTGACACAGCTGCCTTGTTTCACCTTCTGCTCCTTTGCCAGCAGATAGAGGGGACAGCACTAAAGTTACTGTCCTACTTCCTCCTGATTGTCAATAGCAAAGAGGGAATTTACACTGTGATTTACTttgacattttgtttaaaaaaaaaaaaaaagttatttcccttttaaaatacttaatttaaTCTCAAAGCTGCATGTTTAAAGGAAGAGACCACCAATATGCATTGCTCAGCTCAGCTGGATGAGAATACACCATACCACTGTATGTAGAAAAGTGTTGCATGTTTGAAGTGTCGTATACCCATCTTAGTTACAACATCTAATTTACACAAGTAGGGTTTATTCTCTGACTaattcagatctgctcttcacTCTACTGCTCTAAAGATGCCATTTTCTGCCAGTCATTAGGAattagaacagtgctgatgaataCTCAGAGAAAGGAGCAATCCTGTAACCCCTTTTTTGTCTGTTCTTTTGGATATCAGTTTCTGTAGATTTCAAATCAGGAGGAAATGGAGTCGGTTGTGGGTATTCTTTTTCTCGTCATCTCTCTCTCTATCACGTTGCATAAGAGCATGAGGAGAAACAGGATGCATGTATGGTCCCATTTTTTCAAAGGATACTGAATTTGTGTACATGGGGTGCATGCTACCTACAAAGGGACTTTAATTCAGGGCAGCATGCTATTAAAGCAAAAACTGTATTTCAGTGCTGGAATaaaacttttatattttttaattgataaTATGATCAAAACATTTATTCTGTCTAGACTATCCATACTCAGTGCTTTTGCATTGTTAAAATTACTAAAATAATTCTAGTATTAACTCTGTGTATCTAGTGCTGTATTCTCATAAAAAGATAATCATGCTTTCATCATGTGAAAGTTGTGAACCTAAATTATCATGCATTCTTGCTAGAGTATAATAACGTTGCACATATATTagtaaaatttttttcttcttttttaaagaagaaagctaCTTCTGTAGGGAAATAAATAGCTGTTTTTAGTTTAGCAAATCTTAAGGCATTTTTCATTGTCTATGGTGTCAATATTTTTAGAGTTGAAGACTGCCATCTAATGTCTTAACATTCCAATTTTCATGAAGTATTTAAAATTGCATTGTATAATAGGACACAGAATACTGGTAATTCTTGCTCAAACTAatctcattttcaaaattttaaaaacaatttgcatcttctttaatttttcttaCTGTGTCTCCACTATCAAAACACTTGTGTAACATGTTTGTTACATAAGTTTCCCAAATCTGACATTAATGTATGcacataaaagaagaaaacacattttaatgcTATCTTACTGAATAAAGATTAGCAGAGAAGCCTTTCTAGCTCAGAAATATTCCACTGATACTAAAAGACCTTGAGCTACAGAGTATTattcaaagcaatttgtttaaaGGAATTGAGAGGAATGCACTTTATATTattataaaatgcatttaaaatttttcaaagacatttattttttttaattaggcagCAACGCTTGCAAGAATGGAAGCGTCTTCAGCGGAGACAAAAGTATGGGGAGCTAAGAGAAATTTGTGGAGAGCAGTATGTAAAGGAAGTTACAAATGCTCCAAAAGACGTTTGGGTTATAATTCATCTTTATCGATCAAGGTAATTACTTTTTTGTTTAGATGTTGAGTGCTTCAATAGAAAGAATTCAGATGGTAAGAAAAAAGCGATAccaagaaaaattaaatataataaaGAGACTTTAGTGAAATAGCCATTGTTTGGAGCCAGTGGAACCCTGGAAAATGATCCCAGGATGGGGCCTCCTTGATTTGTTAATTCACTCTGTGAGAATTAATCACGTCACCTTTCATCACATGTACTAAAAATTTCTTAAGGTGTATGCTTATCGCCATGTACTGAATCTCATTGAGATTTCTGAATTTCACTGAGAAACTGGTGTCTGCTTTCTGTGCTAAAGGAAGTTCCTTTGCAGACTCCTTTCTCAGGAAATGTTCTCTTACATGATTATTCTACCTTTATTCCCCACTGACTCCAATAAGTCAAAAGCCCAGTAAGGAATagttctgaaaaatcaaaaaatgCTAGGGAAATTGTTAGTTTATCAATTCTCGAATAAATTCTCTAGTGGTAGCAGACATTGTGATGGGATCCAGCAGAAATGTCAGAAGACTCCCATGATTACTTCAGCATATGTTAGCAACTCTAGAATTAGTATGGAATGCTTAAGAACATGGTTTTTAGATTCAGAccagctttctcttttccttctttttaagccCATTGGGAGGaagtttctccctccctctccctccctctccctccctctctcttcctcacCTGGAATGGAACATTACTTCCAGGAGCAAGGAATAGGTCAATCAAATGAAATTGTTCAAATTACAATAATGTAATTTAAACATCTGAAGAAACAAAATAgaaggttttcttccttttcattttttgtttactGGAGGATCAACTCTATGCTTCATCAGTGCATAAATACGAGTCTGTGAGGAAATTCATAATTCCTTAGGAATGAGTACCAAATCTCCCAAGCCTCTTGTGGCTAGAGTGTAACGAATCTGTTATTCCAAAACTGCAACCCTACCTGTCTTTGGCCACCAGAGGGTGCTGCTGGAACTCTATGATAAATCAGCTTCTTGAACTTTAGTCTGTTACAATAAAGATCCTAATTTTAAAAGGCTAAAGGGAGACCCAGCAAAAAccgttgcttttttttaaaatgaggctAATATGGTGATTGCATCGCAAATACTAGCTATGAAAGTAATGAGCAGGCCTGTAGTGGTAATATGACTACACAAAGGTTTCCTTGAGGTTATTCAGATGGTACTAAAAGACTGGAGAAGTAATTAATTGTTCAACTGGAAGGTAATTTAAATAACTTACAGTGAAATTAtaaatttaaaatttcctttaaacCCTGGACAAATGGACAAAATGAACTTTAAAATCTTAGTGGAGAACAAAATTGAAACACAATTCTTGAAGCTTCTGGTAGCTTTAATGACATATATTTCATACACTGTGCCTATTATATAGGTATTCGAAGTTTTTACTTGGATAGTTCTTTAAGCCAAAATGTTCTTCTTAGAAAAAAGCTAACTAAAATCTATACTGTAAACCCTATCACAAATTAAAGTAGAAAGATTAACCACATGTAAAGGTATATTTATTCTTCAAAAGCTTTGGTTTTAATAGACTCTAGTTGTTTTACAAATTGTTACACTGGAAGTGTCATCAaacttgcttatttttttctagCATCCCAATGTGTTTACTAGTTAACCAACATCTTGGCCTGCTAGCCAAAAGGTTTCCAGAAGCCAAGTTTGTCAAAGCCATTGTGAACAGCTGCATTCAGAACTACCATGACAGATGTTTACCCACAATATTTGTGTATAAAACTGGTCAAATAAAAGGCAGGTTCATTGGAGTAGCTGAATGTGGGGGCATAAATCTTAAAGTGGAAGGTaagagaattttttaaattattccctTTAACAATCTTCAGATTTTCTATAATAATCATCAGATCTCAAGATCATTGCTCAAAGgtggaaaagattttaaaacacttttataggggaaaaaaagcg from Apteryx mantelli isolate bAptMan1 chromosome 5, bAptMan1.hap1, whole genome shotgun sequence includes:
- the PDCL2 gene encoding phosducin-like protein 2 isoform X1 translates to MQDPNEDTEWNDILRDFGILPPKEKPKDEIEEMVLCLQKEAEVKLYERMNLKELKEAEDDFDEADMKAVEMYRQQRLQEWKRLQRRQKYGELREICGEQYVKEVTNAPKDVWVIIHLYRSSIPMCLLVNQHLGLLAKRFPEAKFVKAIVNSCIQNYHDRCLPTIFVYKTGQIKGRFIGVAECGGINLKVEELEWKLAEVGAIKTDLEENPKKDIMDMMTFSVQNISAHKDTNTKSSDVM
- the PDCL2 gene encoding phosducin-like protein 2 isoform X2, whose translation is MVLCLQKEAEVKLYERMNLKELKEAEDDFDEADMKAVEMYRQQRLQEWKRLQRRQKYGELREICGEQYVKEVTNAPKDVWVIIHLYRSSIPMCLLVNQHLGLLAKRFPEAKFVKAIVNSCIQNYHDRCLPTIFVYKTGQIKGRFIGVAECGGINLKVEELEWKLAEVGAIKTDLEENPKKDIMDMMTFSVQNISAHKDTNTKSSDVM
- the PDCL2 gene encoding phosducin-like protein 2 isoform X3 codes for the protein MKLYERMNLKELKEAEDDFDEADMKAVEMYRQQRLQEWKRLQRRQKYGELREICGEQYVKEVTNAPKDVWVIIHLYRSSIPMCLLVNQHLGLLAKRFPEAKFVKAIVNSCIQNYHDRCLPTIFVYKTGQIKGRFIGVAECGGINLKVEELEWKLAEVGAIKTDLEENPKKDIMDMMTFSVQNISAHKDTNTKSSDVM